From the Caldalkalibacillus uzonensis genome, one window contains:
- a CDS encoding glutamate decarboxylase — MWTVIYIAPSAKIAEKIQDRLTKEGFLVKVRASQHGKQYEVLVPESELDDVREALSYILQS, encoded by the coding sequence ATGTGGACGGTCATCTATATTGCACCTAGTGCAAAGATTGCCGAAAAAATTCAAGATCGTCTGACCAAAGAAGGATTTTTGGTGAAAGTGAGAGCAAGCCAGCACGGTAAACAATATGAAGTTCTGGTTCCCGAAAGTGAACTGGATGATGTGCGTGAAGCATTGAGCTACATCTTACAATCATAA
- the accD gene encoding acetyl-CoA carboxylase, carboxyltransferase subunit beta, with translation MLKDLFSKRRKYATIPSEQAKKEIPEGLMTKCKQCGTITYTKELKKQLMVCAGCGYHFPVSARERIEMTLDEGQFFEYDSDMVSKDPLGFPDYPQKLKKDMEKTGLNEAVITGEGTICGYPVVIGVMDARFRMASMGSVVGEKITRAIERAIQKRFPFILFSASGGARMQEGVLSLMQMAKTSAALTQLDKAGILFISVLTNPTTGGVSASFASLGDYNIAEPKALIGFAGRRIIEQTIRQELPEDFQTAEFLLSHGQLDMVVHRQDMRDRLADILAIHAHIHSERRGK, from the coding sequence GTGTTAAAGGATCTGTTTTCCAAACGCCGCAAGTACGCTACAATTCCATCTGAACAAGCCAAAAAAGAGATTCCGGAAGGGTTAATGACCAAGTGTAAACAGTGTGGAACGATCACCTACACCAAAGAACTGAAGAAGCAGCTTATGGTTTGCGCGGGCTGCGGCTATCACTTTCCTGTTTCCGCCCGTGAGCGGATTGAGATGACACTTGATGAAGGCCAGTTTTTCGAATATGATAGCGATATGGTCTCCAAAGATCCGCTTGGTTTCCCGGATTATCCGCAGAAATTGAAAAAAGACATGGAGAAAACAGGCCTTAACGAAGCGGTGATCACGGGTGAGGGCACAATTTGCGGGTACCCGGTTGTCATTGGCGTTATGGATGCCCGTTTTCGCATGGCCAGTATGGGTTCCGTTGTAGGAGAAAAAATCACCCGGGCGATCGAACGGGCTATCCAAAAACGTTTCCCGTTTATCTTGTTTTCTGCATCCGGCGGAGCGCGCATGCAAGAAGGAGTGCTCAGCCTGATGCAAATGGCTAAAACCAGCGCTGCGTTAACACAATTGGATAAAGCTGGGATTCTGTTTATTTCCGTGTTGACCAATCCGACCACCGGTGGTGTATCAGCCAGCTTTGCCTCTTTGGGGGATTACAACATTGCTGAGCCCAAAGCCCTGATTGGTTTTGCCGGGCGGCGGATTATCGAGCAGACGATCCGTCAGGAATTGCCGGAAGACTTTCAAACGGCTGAATTTCTGCTCTCCCACGGACAGCTGGATATGGTTGTCCATCGCCAGGACATGAGAGACCGTCTGGCTGATATTTTGGCTATTCATGC